A genomic stretch from Planctomycetaceae bacterium includes:
- the hemL gene encoding glutamate-1-semialdehyde 2,1-aminomutase — protein sequence MDTSVRTLSESQFARANKVIPGGVNSPARAFGAVGGTPPFIKRGEGPYLFDIDGNQFIDYVGSWGPHLFGHGHPAIVEAIRNALTTGTSFGAPTVAESELAELVIELVPSIEKVRMVNSGTEATMSAIRVARGFTGRNVIAKFAGCYHGHVDSLLVQAGSGALTLGTPSSPGVPQGCTADTLVLPFNDVDALKAAFEQKGTQLAGVILEVVCGNMGCVVPSQDFLKSLRELCTANGTVLIFDEVMTGFRVSSGGAQKIYGINPDLTTLGKILGAGLPVGAYGGRSDIMDAVSPVGSVYQAGTLSGNPVAMAAGIAMLKLVRDQNPYPMLDDRASELEAGFRLAAADAGQAIQINRVGSMLTVFFNDQPVVDFQSATRSCTKTFGKWFHHMLNRGVYLPCSQYEAMFVGASHTAEHIRQTVEAARDSFQHLND from the coding sequence ATGGATACATCTGTTCGTACTTTGAGTGAATCCCAGTTCGCCCGCGCGAATAAAGTCATTCCCGGCGGCGTCAACAGTCCGGCTCGAGCGTTTGGTGCCGTTGGTGGTACGCCTCCGTTCATCAAGCGGGGTGAAGGGCCTTACCTGTTCGACATCGACGGTAATCAATTCATCGATTACGTGGGATCATGGGGCCCTCATTTGTTCGGACATGGTCATCCAGCCATCGTCGAAGCTATCCGGAATGCGTTGACCACCGGCACGAGTTTCGGGGCGCCCACGGTTGCCGAGAGTGAACTGGCTGAACTCGTCATTGAACTTGTGCCTTCCATTGAAAAAGTGCGCATGGTGAACTCCGGCACGGAGGCGACAATGTCCGCCATTCGCGTCGCACGCGGATTCACCGGCCGCAACGTCATTGCCAAGTTCGCAGGGTGTTACCACGGTCACGTGGACAGTCTGTTGGTTCAGGCCGGCAGCGGGGCTCTCACGCTCGGCACTCCCTCAAGTCCCGGCGTGCCACAGGGATGCACTGCAGACACGCTGGTTCTTCCATTCAATGATGTTGATGCTTTGAAGGCAGCCTTCGAACAAAAAGGGACTCAACTTGCGGGGGTGATCCTGGAAGTTGTCTGCGGCAACATGGGATGTGTTGTGCCCTCACAGGACTTCCTGAAATCTCTCCGTGAATTGTGCACGGCCAACGGAACGGTGCTGATTTTCGACGAAGTGATGACAGGGTTCCGAGTTTCCAGTGGTGGTGCCCAGAAAATCTATGGCATCAATCCTGATCTGACGACGTTGGGAAAAATCCTCGGGGCAGGGCTACCCGTCGGGGCCTACGGCGGTCGGTCAGACATCATGGATGCGGTCTCGCCGGTCGGGAGCGTCTATCAGGCAGGCACACTGTCGGGTAATCCGGTTGCGATGGCCGCTGGAATTGCGATGCTGAAGCTCGTCCGCGATCAGAACCCGTACCCCATGCTGGACGACCGAGCATCGGAGCTGGAAGCTGGATTTCGGCTTGCCGCGGCCGATGCGGGACAGGCGATTCAGATTAACAGAGTTGGCAGCATGCTGACCGTATTCTTCAATGATCAGCCGGTTGTGGATTTTCAATCGGCAACCCGATCGTGCACGAAAACGTTTGGGAAGTGGTTCCATCATATGCTGAACCGAGGCGTTTACCTGCCCTGCAGCCAGTATGAGGCTATGTTTGTGGGTGCTTCGCATACTGCCGAGCATATCCGTCAAACGGTCGAGGCAGCTCGAGACTCGTTTCAGCATCTGAATGACTAA
- a CDS encoding Gfo/Idh/MocA family oxidoreductase produces MTNKTNRREFIGQTAALSTAFWVGGQPFSKANTSPLQSLSAACVGVGGKGGSDTSHIGEHGVNIVGLCDVDEGTLNKKGREFPDAEKFTDFREMLEKVGDKIDIVTVSTPDHTHAAAAVRAMRMKKHVYCQKPLTWSIREARLMRETAAEMGVITQMGNQGTSENGLREAVEVIRSGAIGDVTEVHLWTNRPVWPQGIGRPAGEDPIPQGLNWDAWIGPAQMRPYKEGIYHSFKWRGWVDFGTGALGDMACHTSNMPVMALELWDPIAVTAVKNPGLFEGETFPGSSSLMFEFPERNGLKPCKFFWYDGGNLPSEELTNRLPESFQKRLAAQRGGGNKTSGALLVGSKGMLFSPDDYGARYFLLPEGDFADYKKPEQTLPRIPFEGGTDQRQKWEFVATCKGEYEPGTMSNFGYAGRLTETILVGNLAIRAQEGQRIEWDAKNMVSPNVPELNQYVQREYREGWAL; encoded by the coding sequence ATGACAAACAAAACGAATCGTCGCGAATTCATTGGCCAGACAGCAGCACTGAGCACTGCGTTCTGGGTGGGTGGTCAGCCGTTTTCGAAGGCAAACACATCGCCACTACAATCCCTGAGCGCGGCCTGCGTGGGCGTGGGTGGAAAAGGTGGCAGCGATACAAGCCACATCGGTGAACATGGCGTCAATATCGTTGGTCTGTGTGATGTGGACGAGGGGACGCTGAACAAGAAGGGCCGCGAATTCCCGGACGCCGAGAAGTTTACTGACTTCCGTGAGATGCTGGAGAAAGTCGGAGACAAAATCGACATTGTGACGGTCAGCACACCTGACCATACGCATGCGGCCGCTGCTGTGCGTGCGATGCGAATGAAGAAACACGTTTACTGCCAGAAGCCTTTGACCTGGTCAATCCGGGAAGCTCGGTTGATGCGGGAAACGGCCGCAGAAATGGGCGTCATCACTCAGATGGGCAATCAGGGTACATCTGAAAACGGGCTTCGTGAAGCTGTCGAAGTCATTCGCTCCGGAGCGATCGGTGACGTCACCGAGGTGCATCTGTGGACCAACCGTCCTGTGTGGCCACAGGGCATTGGCCGCCCTGCCGGCGAAGATCCAATTCCTCAGGGACTGAACTGGGATGCCTGGATCGGCCCTGCTCAAATGCGTCCGTACAAAGAAGGGATTTATCACTCCTTCAAGTGGCGCGGCTGGGTCGACTTCGGCACCGGAGCACTTGGAGATATGGCGTGCCATACATCAAATATGCCTGTGATGGCACTCGAGTTGTGGGACCCGATTGCAGTAACTGCAGTCAAGAATCCGGGTCTCTTCGAAGGCGAGACGTTCCCCGGCAGCTCGTCACTGATGTTCGAATTCCCGGAACGCAATGGACTGAAGCCCTGCAAATTCTTCTGGTACGACGGAGGAAACCTGCCGTCAGAAGAATTGACCAACAGGTTGCCCGAGTCATTCCAGAAGCGGCTCGCTGCTCAGCGAGGTGGTGGCAACAAGACGAGCGGTGCCCTTTTGGTAGGTTCGAAAGGGATGCTGTTTTCTCCGGACGATTACGGCGCTCGCTATTTTCTACTGCCTGAAGGTGACTTCGCCGACTACAAGAAGCCTGAGCAGACCCTGCCACGAATTCCGTTTGAAGGCGGCACGGATCAGCGACAGAAATGGGAATTCGTCGCCACGTGCAAGGGCGAATATGAGCCAGGGACCATGTCCAACTTTGGCTATGCTGGTCGACTGACTGAGACGATTCTGGTTGGCAATCTTGCCATTCGTGCTCAGGAAGGTCAGCGAATTGAATGGGATGCCAAGAACATGGTGAGCCCGAACGTGCCGGAATTGAACCAGTACGTCCAGCGCGAGTATCGCGAAGGATGGGCTCTGTAA